From Populus trichocarpa isolate Nisqually-1 chromosome 19, P.trichocarpa_v4.1, whole genome shotgun sequence, a single genomic window includes:
- the LOC18108640 gene encoding uncharacterized protein LOC18108640 isoform X1 — protein sequence MAGNLVKEDSSSVQDLQDPRITSAHAYTFKHAGSGHKRKKSTPEINKDYRERKKEEVEKLKAETEELKKSKFHLDGQAFQLRMDLKETREENINLKIVEKSQSDSILEIGKKLIALGEHHPKEIRALKEEHAQKMLERDRELNALKEELERQMQLCSSWHIDMGTENAGEMIMQH from the exons ATGGCAGGGAATTTAGTGAAGGAGGATTCCAGTTCGGTTCAGGATCTTCAAGATCCGAGAATCACCT CAGCTCATGCGTACACGTTCAAACACGCAGGCTCTGGTCATAAGCGGAAGAAAAGCACACCGGAGATCAACAAAGATTACCGTGAGAGAAAGAAG GAAGAGGTGGAAAAACTGAAGGCAGAGACGGAAGAACTTAAGAAAAGCAAATTCCACCTTGATGGACAAGCATTTCAGCTGAGAATGGATCTGAAGGAAACTAGAGAAGAAAATATCAACCTGAAGATCGTGGAAAAGAGTCAAAGTGATTCTATACTTGAAATAGGGAAG AAGCTGATTGCCTTAGGTGAGCATCATCCAAAAGAGATTCGTGCCTTGAAAGAGGAACATGCACAGAAAATGCTGGAGCGCGACAGAGAGTTGAATGCCTTAAAAGAGGAACTTGAACGGCAGATGCAGTTGTGCAGCTCGTGGCACATAGACATGGGCACTGAGAACGCCGGGGAGATGATAATGCAGCACTAA
- the LOC18108640 gene encoding uncharacterized protein LOC18108640 isoform X2 codes for MAGNLVKEDSSSVQDLQDPRITSHAYTFKHAGSGHKRKKSTPEINKDYRERKKEEVEKLKAETEELKKSKFHLDGQAFQLRMDLKETREENINLKIVEKSQSDSILEIGKKLIALGEHHPKEIRALKEEHAQKMLERDRELNALKEELERQMQLCSSWHIDMGTENAGEMIMQH; via the exons ATGGCAGGGAATTTAGTGAAGGAGGATTCCAGTTCGGTTCAGGATCTTCAAGATCCGAGAATCACCT CTCATGCGTACACGTTCAAACACGCAGGCTCTGGTCATAAGCGGAAGAAAAGCACACCGGAGATCAACAAAGATTACCGTGAGAGAAAGAAG GAAGAGGTGGAAAAACTGAAGGCAGAGACGGAAGAACTTAAGAAAAGCAAATTCCACCTTGATGGACAAGCATTTCAGCTGAGAATGGATCTGAAGGAAACTAGAGAAGAAAATATCAACCTGAAGATCGTGGAAAAGAGTCAAAGTGATTCTATACTTGAAATAGGGAAG AAGCTGATTGCCTTAGGTGAGCATCATCCAAAAGAGATTCGTGCCTTGAAAGAGGAACATGCACAGAAAATGCTGGAGCGCGACAGAGAGTTGAATGCCTTAAAAGAGGAACTTGAACGGCAGATGCAGTTGTGCAGCTCGTGGCACATAGACATGGGCACTGAGAACGCCGGGGAGATGATAATGCAGCACTAA
- the LOC18108640 gene encoding uncharacterized protein LOC18108640 isoform X3: MAGNLVKEDSSSVQDLQDPRITCSGHKRKKSTPEINKDYRERKKEEVEKLKAETEELKKSKFHLDGQAFQLRMDLKETREENINLKIVEKSQSDSILEIGKKLIALGEHHPKEIRALKEEHAQKMLERDRELNALKEELERQMQLCSSWHIDMGTENAGEMIMQH, translated from the exons ATGGCAGGGAATTTAGTGAAGGAGGATTCCAGTTCGGTTCAGGATCTTCAAGATCCGAGAATCACCT GCTCTGGTCATAAGCGGAAGAAAAGCACACCGGAGATCAACAAAGATTACCGTGAGAGAAAGAAG GAAGAGGTGGAAAAACTGAAGGCAGAGACGGAAGAACTTAAGAAAAGCAAATTCCACCTTGATGGACAAGCATTTCAGCTGAGAATGGATCTGAAGGAAACTAGAGAAGAAAATATCAACCTGAAGATCGTGGAAAAGAGTCAAAGTGATTCTATACTTGAAATAGGGAAG AAGCTGATTGCCTTAGGTGAGCATCATCCAAAAGAGATTCGTGCCTTGAAAGAGGAACATGCACAGAAAATGCTGGAGCGCGACAGAGAGTTGAATGCCTTAAAAGAGGAACTTGAACGGCAGATGCAGTTGTGCAGCTCGTGGCACATAGACATGGGCACTGAGAACGCCGGGGAGATGATAATGCAGCACTAA